The genomic window GACCTagaggagctcacattctaatggggaagcaGTATCCAAGTACTCACACAGTGGTCCTCACACTtgttaaataggggccagttcagtGCCCTcggactgtgggagggccggactacaataaaaacaaaagctcacagtctgtctccgccctcagcccatttgccagaaCCCtcggccgcataaacgtcctcagcggctgcaAGCTGGCCTAGTTTAAGAACTCCTGAATGCGACTGTGTCCCCCTGACCTTTGGGGGGGATGGATCTGGGCTGGAAAAATCCTGAGGCATCCCCACCCTGCTGCTTGATTCCCAGGGGAAACTCCCATAATAATCTTTATAcatttggagatcttggcctggggcataatTACCCCCCATTATTGACCTCAATTTCGGGAATCTAAATATAATCAATCAACATTTGTTAATTTCTAACATGGATCTAGCCCCCAGAGAGAGAGCTGTTGGATGAAAATAAATCCATTTCCGCCAAGAACCCGGCTTGGAGAACGGGCCTGGGGACCCCCATTGCTGTTACAACCACGTGGATTCAATGACACAGTATGACTATTCGTAAGCGCCTCCTTAAGGattcttttatttctactttgtcCTCCCCAAACCATTAGTGTCGAGCTAGCGCGGGGAGGAGCATTTAGAGGTCGTGGAAagttccccatccccttccccataCAAGGATAATAAAGTATAGAGAGTAAGTCATCTAACTAGTGTCTGCATTGGCAATAAACTCAGACCTATCTTAAACAAGGACCTGGTACGGTATAAAGGTTCGCTGATAGTTTCTATGAGTCTTAATAACTCCAAAGATTTTTATTCATAAATAGTGCAAGacttggcatacagtaggtgcttaatgaatgttcgTTGGATGAGGTTACAAATCCGCGTCTCGCGTGGTCCCTCAGCTGACTTGACAAGAGCTTCAAGTGGTGTGTCAGCCCCACGGCGAGAGGAGGAGGGCCTGTGGTACAGACAGagacggggggagggggggaggagaaaggtggaAAACGCCGTGACCTTAGAAAAGAGGGAGTGAAGGTGGAGGATGAAAGGAGCGAGTGAAAGAGATTGTTTTTGGGGGGGGACCCTAAAGATAAGCACTCACACAGGATGGAAACTGCTCAGGACCCATTTCAATCAAAGTCTTTTCCGTTCTCGTTTTTTACCTTCAGAAGGATTTCCGCCCCTATGTCATTGGCCCATCTGCGCCTgcgcttagttttttttttttttttttttttttttttgaaggggggaGCCGGAAATGATGTTCCACTACCGATTCCGTACGGCTGGCAGAGACGGAAGTAGTCATCATGGGCGGCGCCATCTTGGAACCCCACTCCGGAGGTACGGATCCTGAGGAAGGCCAAAAATCTCTGATGCTTTTCAAGCGTGCAAGCCTCTCAGCCGGCTCTTAGACATGAACTCTCAGGTGCGGACCGAACCCCTGCATGGGGACTTTCCACTGTCGATCCCGGGAGATTCTTACTCGGTGGTAGTGCTACTGCAGGGCTACTCGGAGCCGCAGGGGACCGAGGGCGCGCAAAGAGCGGACGGCTCCGTGACGCTGCTGCTGCCCGCTACGTGGAAGGCGCAGGGAGCACGTGGGGAGGACCCCGCTGGCACGGACACACAAGCCGCCCTGGAGCAGGCGGGCGCGGGCCCCGTGCTGGTGGACACCGGGGGGCCCTGGGCCCGGGACGCCCTGCTGGCCGCCTTGGCTGCGCACGGCGTGGCCCCGGACGCCGTGACCCTCGTGGTGGGCACCCACGGCCACTCGGACCACGTGGGCAGCCTGGGCTTGTTCCCGCGTGCCGCGCTCCTGGTATCCCACGACTTCTGCCTCCCAGGGGGCCTCTACCTGCCCCACGGGCTGAGCGAGGCGTGCCCTTTGCGCCTCGGCCCGGGCCTCGAGATCTGGGCCACGCCGGGACACGCGGGCCTCGGCGACGTTAGCGTGGTGGCGGCGGGTACCTCCGCGGGCACAGTCGTGGTGGCCGGAGACGTGTTCGAGCGGGAGCACGATGGCGACACCTGGCGGCAGCTCAGCGAGGACCCCGCGGCGCAGGAGCGCAGCCGGCAGCGGGTGCTGGCGGCCGCCGACGTGATAGTGCCGGGTCATGGGCGACCTTTCCGGGTCTTCCGAGAGCCCGGGGACCGCTCAGTGCCCTAACCTGGGAGCGGGTGCTGCAAGCACAGGCTCAGGACGCTGACCCGCTCTGAGACTAATCCGCCTGGTGGAAGGAGCGCCACGAGGAGCCGTGCTGGAGCACTCTGGACCCTGTGTGCTGCTGAGTCCTCCCTGCTTTAGAGGAGAAAAATCCAACCAAGCCCTTTCACCCGGGCCTCCGAGGCGCGTTTTCCTCTCTCAGCTGCCACCATAGCATCAGATGAGATAAAAGacgaaaataaaaatataatacaaatgttaGACATTCATAAATGACCGGGaaaatcccaacttttttttttttttttttttttttgcacctccCCAGATTCAAGATGCATATGTCATCCTCAACATCTGGCTGCCACTTTCTCAAATaaatttgtattccttttttgttgtttttatattaaaTGCCTCCCTGTATTTCTTACCGAACCTCTTTAAAAGAGCCCCTCGTGGAGCAAagattgttttatgaaaaaaagtaaaactttttttttttaattgacagtaTATATGAGATATCAgatatccccccccccaaaaaaaaaagcctttctaaAGGACTTGGGGGAGAAgtgtcatttcttcatttcttttctgaaaccGAGTTCTGCTTTGTAATTGTGcctcttaattgtttttttttataattcgtAATTGTTGCATATATTCTTGGTTCTCTACATCACGGCATAATCTAAAAGTGATATTCCATTATAAAAGTTTACCATAATTATCCTTTCCCACTTGATAATCTATTTAAGTActttatttacaattctttgcttcCATACTTTGGTACATGACATCCTTAGGTCATATGCTTATGACCTCAACATTATGAATATTTCAGCCGCTTTCCTTCCAGGCACTATTGTTGCCCACCCTCCTAGGCTTCAACTTCAATtgtcattctaaaaaaaaaaagcccaaacatCTCACATCTAAGTCCCTTGTATTTTTCTGCAAAGAGCTTCATCTGAGGAAATAGCAGTTCCTGGATCTTAAATATTTCACctgctattattatattagctcCTGTTTAGTTAATCATAAGTCCAATCTGAATAATATCCCAGCATCTGCCCCAAgagcaaaataaatacatgagAGCAAGGATAAAttagttttaaattatattattgagCTCAGGGGTGCTTGATGGTGCTCCCCCCCTTCCAACTTCAGCCGCAACTAAAGAATATATATGTTGTTACCCTAATCAACTTTCTAACAAATGGACTGTCTGGATTCCAAGTTCAACTGTTCTGGTCCTTAATGTGCTGAATGGGGGCAAACAAAAGAAACAGACTTGCCTTAGTGCAAACATCTGGATGGATGTCAACTATGGCTGCCTTAGTCGTCATGAGCCGAGATAGGGCAGCAGACAAACAAAGCATGAAGCTAAAAAGTGGGCCAATTGCTGCCATGCGCTTCCCTATAACCAGTGTGAGCCATCTTAATCACCACGAGTGTGGGAAGAGCATGGGCTAAGCTCACCATTACTTCACAGTTTCCTTCCAAGCAGAATGTGAAAAGGTGTTAAGAGAGGAGAAGATGATGAAAAGGGATCCAGGCCAAGTACCACCACGGAGCTTGTACTCTTGCCAATTCCAGTGTACTCAGGGCTTCAGAGTCCAATTAAGTCATTCAAGTATGGACCAGGCCAACCACTGACATCCTTGGCACCTCAGTGCCATCCCTGGGACTGCCTAGGACATTACATGCTGACAGACAATCTTCAGGAATAGggactaaaaaggaaaaacagtcagtctatggcattttattttcacaaacaGCCCAGTACATTCTCGTTCTACTTTTTCCTTAGGCTGTTTTCTCCAGCCCAGAATATTCTCTCAGTTCTTTCCAAATATCTGCCTTTCAAATTCAGTTCATGATAGttgttatctttgtatctccaatgcctaACACATCCCTGGCACAGAGTAGGGCACAGCTATTAATCTTGCTGttgattttttatattattttgaagaaaactgTCAGTCACAAACCTGATGTCCCCTTACTCAACAGATGTTACTGCTAACGAATAAGAAAAGTtacttccctttatttctttcttttttgaaaataaaattacatagaCCCCTTTGAAATAATCACATCCGCATTTGCCCAATTTTCTACTCCTGGCAGTTCTCGGTGAGGACTTCCAACCTCAGCTCCCTAACTTTTCACAAATTTTCATTGAAATGAACTGAATCTCTTTCACTTCCACTGATATTTCTTTGGGAATATTCCCCATTAACTATTCTAAAACTTGCCTCTCCCCCCCTACTCCAACTCTGACCCTGTCTAGTGAGTGtatttgatcttattttattttttcttttctctccatttgtTTCAGATCATGACAAAAGTGGGATGCACAGTAGCAAGGACTTGGTGTGGAGAGAACAGTTCCAAAAGTCTGATCACTGGGCAGTTAggccaaaagaagaaaatactctGGTCCTTGTCCtataagaagaggaaagggagaaaacagcatttattaagcacctgctgtgtgccacgCCCAGTGCTAAACAAAAGTTATTATCTCTTTGGTCTCTTCAACATCCGTGTGAGTTAGGTGTTATAAAGATTGACAGGAAAGTTGCTGTGCTCAAGGTTTAGCACTGGCTAGTCAGGACTACAAATTGAGGTGCAGGGATAGTGGCTGATGCAAAGTGAGAGTTCAGCCCTTCCATAATTATGTGCCTCCCCTGACATAATTAAGTCAGCACCCCAGGGGGCAGCCCACTCATCTTCTGGCTTCTTTCTTACAACTCTAAACTCCACTGAGACTCAAAGATCTGAATgaattatgcaagaaaatcaCTAGTCCAGGAGGAAGACTTATTAAGCAATTTTCAggtttcattttctaaaaaacCTAGAATAAAATCCTTTGTACACCTCATTAATCTTAGTGTCCTTCCATCTTATGTCCAAATTAAAGACTGAGGGGTTTTCAACCTTTCATGCTCCTTGAAAAGATGACTAATATTACTATTTCTAAGATAGAATCTCAGGTGAACTTTTTATATTAAATGAATAGAATTCATCTTCCCAGCACATGAGTGACATTTATGAAGGTTACTTTGTCATGCATTGTCAAATATTTCGGCCATTTCTAAGGAGCCCAGCCACAtttgagggagggaaaaaatcagCCCTCCACATTGTGACTTTTATGAAACCAATAGAAATTCCTAATTGAAACATggtctatttcttcatttctttcttatctctgcctgtcttttttaaaaaagaaaaaatttgcaatTTAGTGAAAGAAGAATCATGGTAAACAAGAATCccaggttctatttttttttcctttgcaactgTTTGACCTCATGAGATTTGCTTAACCTCAGGACTTCAGTTAATACACCTATAAAGTGAGAAGTTTGAACAGATGTCCTCTAAGATCTCTACTAGATTACAATTGCATTTTATGTTTGGTCTCTGTAGATGTGACAAAGATTTTGTCAAAACAAAACAGtgatataaaacttttaaatgtatGGATCCAGAAGTCCATTAAAATCCCATACACACAGGCCCCAGAAAGGTTAGATTAAGACTTGCCCCCTCATTTAAAGCAACATCAAATAATTTCCCCCAATGGTCTCTTTGTATCTGGTTATTTCAAAGACTCAGAAGAAATATCTTGACCATGTTTATACAGATAAGACAAGGTCAAAAGCAAGATTTATCCCAGATGTAGacttcaagttttctttttaataatcatttttatttcaaaaattgtctccaattcttttcatttcaatctaacatttacataacaGTGGGAGGGAATACAAGTACACTGAGGAGTAAATACAAAGCATACctaatataataaagtataaaaagtgACTTCAAGAGAGTATTAATGATAAGGGtgggaaaaatggatttttaacaTAAAGTGGAAATTCCATGAGCTGAAGTGCTATTTACTAATCTTCAAGTGTTTGAAGGGCTCCAAGTAAAAGGGTGGTTAACAtttgtagaagaggaaagaaagtggaaagagaaaggtatttattaagtgcctactgtgtgccttAGCTGTACTAAATGctctgcaaatattatctcatgaaTTCCCTTAAGAGGTATTGAGTTCTCAGTTATTGAAAATCTTCACCTGAAAGGTTGAATAACCATGTATTGAATATTGTAGAGTGGATAGTACACATTATACTGGATGATATCCCAAGTTCCTGACAACTCTTGAGACTGATTTCAACTAATAACTCCTAATGTCCTTTCTGCCTCTACATTCAGTAACTCTGCCCAAATTCCTCTCCCTTGTTTTGAAGATTTAGTCATAGGCAATGTAATTATCTCTTATAACCTAACACAAATACCTTGATCTATTCTCTAATTGGTTTTTGTATTAACTCAAATTAGACCTTGGATACACACAGAACAATATAGACAAGTCATTAATCCTCCCTGGGCCTGTTTCTCCATATATCAgttaagattttctattctgtaaGGTCCCTTGATGCTCTAgatatgattctgtgattctctggcATATTCCCTACttttagagtcaagaagagatCGGGTTATGTCTGGTTGGGAAaacagaagaacaaaaaagaCTGCATTTGTCACACCTTCTTATTAACCCAGCTCTCAGAAACtgaattttaaggaaagcttctaCCTCGACTTCAAGTGAGCACCTAATTCTTTCAGCAACCCATTCCCCCCTCCAGCTTTTTGAATTTCAGTTCCCATTTTACTCCTTGGAGAAATTTTTTAAGGTCATTAAGTCCAAGCCATCCCAGCTCAATTTGTTTTCCAAAATCTGCCAGCTCAGGACTCTGTGACTACCCAGGCAGACTATTATCCTGACTCATGGAATTTCTTCTTTCAGAATGTCAAGAAAAATGCTGTAACAATCAGAAATTCATGCTGAATTAATACAAacactataaaaattaaaatacctctcctcactcctcctctctttccctctctctctctccctctttcttctgtccctctccctctctctctctctctctctctctctctctctctctctctctctctctttctctcaatactatgcaaaaaaattttgacaacaatcaataagcatttattaagcaacttttACTACTATATGCTACGCTGGGCTCTCAGAACatgaagacaaaaattaaataatccctggtttcatggagtttacattctaataggggaaaaagGGTAGAATATGAAACATGCCATTGTCACCCTTTTAATGTATTGTCTTCACCCATTAGATTGCAAATTTCTTGAAAGTAcagaggattttgttttgttttgttttgcagggGTGTTGTATttgcttaacacagtgtctgataTGTAgtaagagctttataaatgtttattgactacaTGTCTGACATAAATAAACATAAAGTTATATCAAGAGGAGGGGAGGTTTAACAGTTACTGAAGCCAggggttacaaaaaaaaaaaaaaagaaacattcccTACCCTCAAGAGATTATATGCTATCAGGAGATAACATGACACCTCTAAGTACAGCTACAATTCAATTAGTGTGAGTAACAAATCCCCTGAACTGGTTGCCATGTATTTGAATTTGcattattcaaagttataattttggttttttttaatggccATTGGGTTCTAGACCACTGCAAATATACAGTATGAATTTGAATACTACAGCCACTTCAATGAGATTAATTATTGGCATTAATTGAGACTTGTCTGTATGTACACAATGTGCAtgcaaaatgagcaaaatcaCTTTGGAGAGAAAAGGTATCATGTACAAGACAAGATTTAAGTATGAACGCCTTGAAGTTATTATCTAAGGTAAGTTAGCCTGAGCAGTGAATCTCCTAAACCACAAGTCTATTCACAGTCAGAATAATATTAACTTATATTTATCTGGGAGCATGGAATAGTGAGTGGATAGAGGTTTGGAATTATACAGacttctgggttcaaatcccatccctGATACTTGTTAGCTCTATGGCCATAGAAAAGTCACTAATTGAAagtcattgttggtggagttggaggaatgaacttatccaaccattctggagagcaatttggaactatgaccaaagggccaTCAAACACTGCATTCCCTTtaatccagtagtgtctctattggatctgtatcccaaaaagatcattaaaaaaggggaagagacCCAATCcacttgtacaaaaatgtttgtagcagccctttttgtagtagcaaggaactggaaactgaccATCAGtcagagaatggatgaataaattatagtatataaatgttatagaatattattgttctgtaaaaaactaTAGTAATATgtcaggaaagcctggaaagactttcgtggactgatgctaagtgaattgaacAAAACCAAGggagcagcaacaacaacatgtgttttgaaaaattaaaaaaaaaacttattgttttttaaaatgctgtttgtgaatatataaacatacccacacacacacataattattTAACAACTGTTCACATTTCTATGGCACATTAAGGCTTACCAAGATTTTCCtaacaacaacatttattaaataactagtACAAgtataataattcacattttacaaaatgggaaactgaagtgatttgctcacatGGCTACTAAGCATCAGACATACACAAAATTAAGAGATTTTTCTATAACCACACATCAAAAATTGATAAGAGTGCCTTCTGTATGCTCAATATTTTGCAAAGGGAAACAAGGCAGTATAAGATACAACCCTAGACCTAAAACAATATATTtaaggtatatatgtatataaattggATTTTTTCACATGTAAAAAGACAAAGTATAGAaaattcatctctcttttttgAAGAGGTAGGAGCCTGCAaatatgaaatatacatatattttcaaacATGATCCACGTGCTTGTTAGATCTGctgataatatgttttttttcatttttactctttATCATAAAGGATGACTCACTGagtgggagaggagaaaggaatatatttggaaacaACTATGATGTACACACAAAATCTCTCCACAAAATTAAGTGTGACAGTGAATGTATGCCTGGTAGGCCTGGGCCTTGATCTGTTCCAATGACATGTGTTTTGGCTAGGGTATTTCCCATGGAATGATGAGTGTGAACTACTACTATTTCAGAGGATAATAACAATGACCTAAACACTGATTCTATAAAGGTTTATTACACCTGGATTCACACAACATTCAATGTtgataaaaacatcaaaaaatggACTACAATGCTGTTCTTGTTGTCAAGCTACTAACATACTTCAAATCATTCTATGAAAGATATTTGAGGAAAGTACTTTAATCTTCTATAAAGAGGTTTAAACTTAGGAGACCTAGCAATAAAGACTATTCATTATCAAGGAAGCTGTTGGCTTCAACAGAAAGGTGGCTCAGACATATACTGTTCTATTGTCTCTCACTGCAATATAAACACTGATTAGACCTCTTCTATTCTACTTAAAATATTATCAGGATACTGCAAACAACAAGCTTGGACCCCAATATCTGAACACTTTGATTATATATCCTGTGCATGGGCCTTCATGAGAATagttttaaatgagaaaattggctTTTCAAACTTAGGAATAGATCTTAAATCTGTGACCCCCTTAtaggaaaagaatggaaattgTAGCACAAATTCAGCAAGAGGAAAGTTGATAAAACTTTCAAACACTCACCTTTCTAGTCCATTAGTGTATCTTAGTCTTGGATTTATAATATGGATTCTGCCATATTCCTGTGGCTGAGGAAAGAGATAAAACTTTCATACATTCACTTGGATTTTATCAACTTGAGGATGTTTTAGGTGCCTGCTACCTTTCATTAGCTGAAGATAGAAATAGCTGGGAGACATACAAGTACTGATATATCTAGATGACTTCATAGCCTTTGGAAAACCACTGGAAGAACATGAGGATTGATTGGTGATAGTGTTATCGATTAGTATTATATTTCAggataattggtttcttttgtatttctatgaatatgaatattattttttgcaaTGAAAACCATTATTCTCTGCATAGTCCAGgaacttcaccagactgccaaagcaGATCATAACTTAAGATCTCCGTGAAGTTCCCCAGATTGATAAggctattttaaattattaa from Sminthopsis crassicaudata isolate SCR6 chromosome 3, ASM4859323v1, whole genome shotgun sequence includes these protein-coding regions:
- the MBLAC1 gene encoding metallo-beta-lactamase domain-containing protein 1, encoding MNSQVRTEPLHGDFPLSIPGDSYSVVVLLQGYSEPQGTEGAQRADGSVTLLLPATWKAQGARGEDPAGTDTQAALEQAGAGPVLVDTGGPWARDALLAALAAHGVAPDAVTLVVGTHGHSDHVGSLGLFPRAALLVSHDFCLPGGLYLPHGLSEACPLRLGPGLEIWATPGHAGLGDVSVVAAGTSAGTVVVAGDVFEREHDGDTWRQLSEDPAAQERSRQRVLAAADVIVPGHGRPFRVFREPGDRSVP